In Xanthomonas theicola, a single genomic region encodes these proteins:
- a CDS encoding DUF885 domain-containing protein has protein sequence MKPLVLAIALVLAAPLPVLAQAAPAKAQAASPAWVTRSNEFAQILLQAQAPFQPEEVSFFGVPGYDDKVVDLGADNGRRYRDAIATARRALQGTLKVERDPNVRQDLAIMIHAADQAIEGSALNERLLLPWRDGPQMVFGGLNNLLSEQVPAARRAKALDRLQRYVGLLPGSVSSLLLARQRYEEKLADGTLLQPTRREVEQALSNVDTYAQGIRELFATYRIDGAAPALAAMDRQFKDYAAWTRKVVLPKAREDARLPPELYAFQLKQVGIDIAPQLLMQRAQLEFMETRAAMQQLAPLVAKAKGLKVDDPGDYRAVIRALKRDSIANDKLESHYRGVIEQIDPIIRQQRIVDVPQRPMRMRLGSAAESAAQPAPHFRPAPLLGNTGEQGTFVLPLGNPDAAGKGEHYDDFNFGSAAWTLSAHEGRPGHELQFTAMVERGVSLARSIFAFNSVNVEGWALYAEAELVPYEPLDGQLIALQFRLLRAARAMLDPMLNLGLTDRERARLVLENDVGLSPAMTRQELDRYMMRAPGQAGSYFYGYSRILELRMRTELALGAKFDRLKFNNFLLDQGLLPPDQLQTVVETQFIADSVGSQQL, from the coding sequence ATGAAGCCACTCGTCCTTGCCATCGCGCTGGTCCTGGCCGCACCACTGCCCGTGCTGGCGCAGGCCGCTCCGGCGAAGGCCCAAGCCGCCAGCCCGGCATGGGTGACGCGCAGCAACGAATTCGCGCAGATCCTGTTGCAGGCGCAGGCGCCGTTCCAGCCCGAAGAAGTGAGTTTCTTCGGCGTGCCCGGCTACGACGACAAGGTCGTCGACCTCGGCGCGGACAATGGCCGCCGCTATCGCGACGCGATCGCCACGGCCAGGCGCGCGCTGCAGGGGACACTGAAAGTCGAGCGCGACCCCAATGTGCGCCAGGACCTGGCGATCATGATCCATGCCGCCGACCAGGCCATCGAAGGCAGCGCGTTGAACGAGCGTCTGCTGCTGCCATGGCGCGATGGGCCGCAGATGGTGTTCGGCGGGCTCAACAACCTGCTGTCCGAGCAGGTACCGGCGGCGCGCCGGGCCAAGGCGCTGGACCGGCTGCAGCGCTACGTCGGGCTGCTGCCCGGCAGCGTCTCGTCGCTGCTGTTGGCCCGCCAGCGCTACGAGGAAAAACTCGCCGACGGCACCCTGCTGCAGCCGACCCGGCGCGAGGTCGAGCAGGCCTTGAGCAACGTGGACACCTATGCCCAGGGCATTCGCGAACTGTTCGCGACCTACAGGATCGACGGTGCCGCGCCGGCGCTGGCGGCCATGGACCGACAGTTCAAGGACTACGCCGCATGGACGCGCAAGGTGGTGCTGCCGAAAGCGCGCGAGGACGCGCGCCTGCCGCCGGAACTGTATGCCTTCCAGCTCAAGCAGGTCGGCATCGACATCGCGCCGCAACTGCTGATGCAGCGCGCGCAGCTGGAATTCATGGAGACCCGCGCGGCGATGCAGCAGTTGGCGCCGCTGGTGGCCAAGGCCAAGGGCCTGAAGGTCGACGACCCCGGCGACTACCGCGCAGTGATCCGCGCGCTCAAGCGCGACAGCATCGCCAACGACAAGCTGGAGAGCCACTACCGCGGCGTCATCGAGCAGATCGATCCGATCATCCGCCAGCAGCGCATCGTCGACGTGCCACAGCGGCCGATGCGGATGCGGCTGGGCTCGGCGGCCGAGAGCGCGGCGCAGCCGGCGCCGCATTTCCGCCCGGCGCCGCTGCTCGGCAACACCGGCGAGCAGGGCACCTTCGTGCTGCCGCTGGGCAATCCCGACGCCGCCGGCAAGGGCGAGCACTACGACGACTTCAATTTCGGCTCGGCGGCGTGGACGCTGAGCGCGCACGAGGGCCGGCCCGGCCACGAACTGCAGTTCACCGCGATGGTCGAGCGCGGCGTCTCGCTGGCGCGCAGCATATTCGCGTTCAATTCGGTCAATGTCGAAGGCTGGGCGCTGTACGCCGAGGCCGAACTGGTGCCGTACGAGCCGCTGGACGGGCAACTGATCGCGCTGCAGTTCCGCCTGCTGCGCGCCGCGCGCGCCATGCTCGACCCGATGCTCAACCTGGGTCTGACCGACCGCGAGCGCGCGCGGCTGGTGCTGGAGAACGACGTCGGCCTGTCGCCGGCGATGACGCGGCAGGAACTGGACCGCTACATGATGCGCGCGCCCGGCCAGGCCGGCAGCTACTTCTACGGCTACAGCCGCATCCTGGAACTGCGCATGCGCACCGAACTGGCGCTGGGCGCGAAGTTCGACCGGCTGAAGTTCAACAACTTCCTGCTCGACCAGGGGTTGTTGCCGCCGGACCAGTTGCAGACCGTGGTGGAGACCCAGTTCATAGCCGACAGCGTTGGAAGCCAGCAGCTCTGA
- the hemB gene encoding porphobilinogen synthase: protein MAHPHYRPRRMRRDDFSRRLMREHTLTADDLIWPVFVHELPGRAPIASMPGVERLSLDALLKEAETALELGIPAIDLFPVIDPSGKRLDAAEAWNEDGLAQRAVRALKARFPELGVMTDVALDPYTTHGQDGIIDAHGYVLNDVTVEALVKQSLSHAQAGVDIVSPSDMMDGRIGAIRRALDADDHLHVRIMAYSAKYASAFYGPFRDALGSAGNLGKADKSTYQMDPGNGDEALREIALDLKEGADMVMVKPGMPYLDVVRRVKDEFRVPTFAYQVSGEYAMLKAAFANGWLDERKCVLESLLAFKRAGADGVLTYFAPQVARWLREAR from the coding sequence GTGGCCCACCCCCATTACCGCCCCAGGCGCATGCGCCGCGACGATTTCTCGCGCCGGTTGATGCGCGAACACACCCTGACCGCCGACGACCTGATCTGGCCGGTATTCGTGCATGAGCTGCCCGGCCGCGCGCCGATCGCCTCGATGCCGGGCGTGGAGCGGCTGTCGCTCGACGCGCTGCTGAAGGAGGCCGAGACCGCACTGGAACTGGGCATCCCGGCGATCGACCTGTTCCCGGTGATCGACCCGTCCGGCAAGCGCCTGGACGCGGCCGAGGCCTGGAACGAGGACGGCCTGGCGCAGCGCGCGGTGCGCGCGCTGAAGGCGCGCTTCCCCGAACTGGGGGTGATGACCGACGTGGCGCTGGATCCGTACACCACCCATGGCCAGGACGGCATCATCGACGCGCACGGCTACGTGCTCAACGACGTCACCGTCGAGGCGCTGGTGAAGCAGTCGCTGTCGCATGCGCAGGCTGGCGTGGACATCGTCTCGCCCTCGGACATGATGGACGGGCGCATCGGCGCGATCCGCCGCGCGCTGGACGCCGACGACCACCTGCACGTGCGCATCATGGCGTACTCGGCCAAGTACGCCTCGGCGTTCTATGGCCCGTTCCGCGACGCGTTGGGCAGCGCCGGCAACCTCGGCAAGGCCGACAAGAGCACTTACCAGATGGACCCGGGCAACGGCGACGAAGCCCTGCGCGAGATCGCGCTGGACCTGAAGGAGGGCGCGGACATGGTGATGGTCAAGCCGGGCATGCCGTACCTGGACGTGGTGCGGCGGGTGAAGGACGAATTCCGGGTGCCGACCTTCGCCTACCAGGTCAGCGGCGAGTACGCGATGCTCAAGGCCGCCTTCGCCAACGGCTGGCTGGACGAACGCAAGTGCGTGCTGGAGTCGCTGTTGGCGTTCAAGCGCGCCGGCGCCGACGGCGTGCTGACGTACTTCGCGCCGCAGGTGGCGCGCTGGCTGCGTGAAGCGCGCTGA
- a CDS encoding alpha/beta hydrolase family protein: protein MSPCLRPLLVLCASLCLAACSSTSLSDRLVAPGGVSPLMDEERIQGLLATLPNHSGHVLVPGGIPIFWRAIDPGDYRMRYRYEHAGRERADFAMDVAAPQPHTFRAPRGTVVLLHGWMMDGDSLLPWSLDLAQAGYRSISIDLRNHGRSGGGPAGYGTRESDDVIAVIRALRARGEVQGPLYLFGVSYGAATALFAAQKLGGDVDGVVAMESFANAGRGIRDMIPHMLASRPQGWMASAAMDLARWRYAGQNLDAVIANANQRLALNLDQIDVTAAARAAPACLLLLHGSADQHIPVAHGRLLALDAPRAHYLEMPGENHLSLPMRLDLLAPTVEDWFAELPAPRRAGHCPSPLSPRADAARQLTGVPAAATATGNRS from the coding sequence ATGTCGCCGTGCCTGCGTCCGCTGCTCGTCCTTTGCGCCAGCCTGTGCCTGGCCGCCTGCTCCTCCACCTCGCTCAGCGATCGCCTGGTCGCGCCGGGCGGCGTGTCGCCGCTGATGGACGAGGAGCGCATCCAGGGCCTGCTGGCGACGCTGCCCAACCACAGCGGGCACGTGCTCGTCCCGGGCGGCATCCCGATCTTCTGGCGCGCGATCGACCCGGGCGACTACCGCATGCGCTACCGCTACGAACACGCCGGCCGCGAGCGCGCCGACTTCGCGATGGACGTGGCCGCGCCGCAGCCGCACACCTTCCGCGCCCCGCGCGGCACCGTGGTGCTGCTGCACGGCTGGATGATGGACGGCGATTCGCTGCTGCCGTGGTCGCTGGACCTGGCCCAGGCCGGCTACCGCAGCATCAGCATCGACCTGCGCAACCACGGCCGCTCCGGCGGCGGCCCGGCCGGCTACGGCACCCGCGAGTCCGACGACGTGATCGCGGTGATCCGCGCGCTGCGCGCGCGCGGCGAGGTGCAAGGCCCGCTGTACCTGTTCGGCGTGTCCTACGGCGCCGCCACCGCGCTGTTTGCCGCGCAGAAACTGGGCGGCGACGTCGACGGCGTGGTGGCGATGGAATCCTTCGCCAACGCCGGCCGCGGCATCCGCGACATGATCCCGCACATGCTCGCCAGCCGCCCGCAGGGCTGGATGGCCAGCGCAGCGATGGACCTGGCGCGCTGGCGCTACGCCGGGCAGAACCTGGACGCGGTCATCGCCAACGCCAACCAGCGCCTGGCGCTGAACCTGGACCAGATCGACGTGACCGCCGCCGCGCGGGCCGCGCCTGCCTGCCTGCTGTTGCTGCACGGCAGCGCCGACCAGCACATCCCGGTCGCGCACGGCCGCCTGCTGGCGCTGGACGCACCGCGCGCGCACTACCTGGAGATGCCCGGCGAGAACCACTTGAGCCTGCCGATGCGGCTGGACCTGCTCGCGCCGACGGTGGAGGACTGGTTCGCCGAACTACCGGCGCCGCGCCGCGCCGGCCACTGCCCCTCGCCGCTGTCGCCGCGCGCGGATGCCGCGCGGCAGCTGACCGGCGTCCCGGCAGCGGCCACCGCGACCGGCAACCGCAGCTGA
- a CDS encoding ABC transporter permease, which produces MSLFRTVFTVMRKELRDLARDRRTLALALLLGPLLYPALILGMGALAESRVRTQIDKPLDIPVIGRERAPNLVAFLAAQGLNAVAPPKDLTAAIRSQDVDLALKIDEDYANAWREGRPALVEIVKDSTRRDADIPTARVQAALSMYSQQVGALRLLARGIDAQVSRPLDMAIQDLATAEAKRGALLAILLPVLLTITSFIGGAYLILDATAGERERQSLEPLLATPASRGAIVSGKIAAACVVGLASLLLTLLAFKLSAQVASGIGRQLNVSFAAMLQMLFVLLPMLFIGTSLLTVLAAAAKSMKEAQSHMTWLMLLPMLPGYALMVYPLKTTLWQFAVPFLAQNQMLLKIIRREPIDLQIWAVYLAAGFGLAALLWLAAVRRYRQERLAISG; this is translated from the coding sequence ATGAGCCTGTTTCGAACCGTCTTCACCGTGATGCGCAAGGAATTGCGCGATCTTGCGCGCGACCGCCGCACCCTGGCGCTGGCCTTGCTGCTCGGCCCGCTGCTGTATCCGGCGCTGATCCTGGGCATGGGCGCGCTGGCCGAGAGCCGGGTCAGGACCCAGATCGACAAACCGCTGGACATCCCGGTGATCGGCCGCGAACGCGCGCCGAACCTGGTCGCGTTCCTGGCCGCGCAAGGCCTGAACGCGGTGGCGCCGCCAAAAGACCTGACCGCGGCGATCCGCAGCCAGGACGTGGACCTGGCGCTGAAGATCGACGAGGACTACGCCAATGCCTGGCGCGAGGGGCGGCCGGCGCTGGTGGAGATCGTCAAGGACAGCACCCGGCGCGACGCCGACATCCCGACCGCGCGGGTGCAGGCGGCGCTGAGCATGTACAGTCAGCAGGTCGGCGCGCTGCGGCTGCTGGCACGCGGCATCGATGCGCAGGTCTCGCGGCCGCTGGACATGGCCATCCAGGACCTGGCCACCGCCGAGGCCAAGCGCGGTGCGCTGCTGGCGATCCTGCTGCCGGTGCTGCTGACCATCACCTCCTTCATCGGCGGCGCCTACCTGATCCTGGATGCCACCGCCGGCGAGCGCGAGCGGCAATCGCTGGAACCGCTGCTGGCCACGCCGGCCTCGCGCGGCGCCATCGTCAGCGGCAAGATCGCCGCCGCCTGCGTGGTCGGGCTGGCCTCGCTGCTGCTGACCCTGCTCGCGTTCAAGCTCAGCGCACAGGTCGCCAGCGGCATCGGCCGGCAGCTCAACGTCAGTTTCGCGGCCATGTTGCAGATGCTGTTCGTGCTGCTGCCGATGCTGTTCATCGGCACCTCGCTGCTGACCGTGCTGGCCGCGGCGGCCAAGAGCATGAAGGAGGCGCAGAGCCACATGACCTGGCTGATGCTGCTGCCGATGCTGCCCGGCTACGCGCTGATGGTGTATCCGCTGAAGACCACGCTGTGGCAGTTCGCCGTACCGTTCCTGGCGCAGAACCAGATGCTGCTGAAGATCATCCGCCGCGAACCGATCGACCTGCAAATCTGGGCGGTATACCTGGCCGCCGGCTTCGGCCTGGCCGCGCTGCTGTGGCTGGCCGCGGTCCGCCGCTACCGGCAGGAGCGGCTGGCGATATCGGGGTGA
- a CDS encoding ATP-binding cassette domain-containing protein: protein MIVADNLHKAFKTKAGTVNAVQGVSFEAADGQITGLLGPNGAGKTTTLRMLYTLMAPDQGQVRVDGIDVGQDPLAVRRALGVLPDARGVYKRLTARENIAYFGELHGLSAARIAARTRLLSAALDMDDILDRQTEGFSQGQRTKTAIARALVHDPRNVILDEPTNGLDVMTTRAMRGFLRGLRAEGRCVIFSSHIMQEVAALCDRIVIVAKGTVVAAGSADELRVLTGQDNLEDAFVKAIGSDEGLHA, encoded by the coding sequence ATGATCGTCGCCGACAATCTGCACAAGGCATTCAAGACCAAGGCCGGCACCGTCAACGCGGTGCAAGGCGTCAGCTTCGAGGCGGCCGACGGCCAGATCACCGGCCTGCTCGGCCCCAACGGCGCCGGCAAGACCACCACCTTGCGCATGCTGTACACGCTGATGGCGCCCGACCAGGGCCAGGTGCGGGTGGACGGCATCGACGTCGGCCAGGACCCGCTGGCGGTGCGCCGCGCGCTGGGCGTGCTGCCGGACGCGCGCGGCGTGTACAAGCGCCTGACCGCGCGCGAGAACATCGCCTACTTCGGCGAACTGCACGGGCTGTCGGCGGCGCGCATCGCCGCGCGCACGCGGCTGCTGTCGGCGGCGCTGGACATGGACGACATCCTCGACCGCCAGACCGAGGGCTTCAGCCAGGGCCAGCGCACCAAGACCGCGATCGCGCGCGCATTGGTCCACGACCCGCGCAACGTGATCCTCGACGAACCCACCAACGGCCTGGACGTGATGACCACCCGCGCGATGCGTGGCTTCCTGCGCGGGCTGCGCGCCGAAGGACGCTGCGTGATCTTCTCCAGCCACATCATGCAGGAGGTGGCGGCGCTGTGCGACCGCATCGTCATCGTCGCCAAGGGCACGGTGGTGGCCGCCGGCAGCGCCGACGAACTGCGCGTGCTGACCGGCCAAGACAATCTGGAAGACGCCTTCGTCAAGGCGATCGGCAGCGACGAAGGACTGCACGCATGA
- a CDS encoding alpha/beta hydrolase → MPHPCRPLAVVATTLLLAACQAGHAPAPQNQGRSYGTLRFHPCTLTSPVAANNVEAQCTRMPVPENPAAPGGRKIELNIAWLPVTGQGGSDPDPVFFIAGGPGQAATEVASIVDFALRETRKRRDVFLIDQRGTGQSNPLTCLGADGKEMQLADPARAPTAAEIAHYAKRCAQSLQGRADPRYYTTTQAIVDLDAVRVALGVDKLNLIGGSYGTRVAQHYAARYAAHTRSVVIDGVAPNDLVVGGEFATTFEDAIKLQSEQCKATPACAKRFPTDTRAQLRTVVERLRQAPAEVDYRDPASGESKHDRVTADTVTSLAFSFSYAPQTASLLPLVLDEAAHERYAPLMSLAQMMGKQLQGQMNRGMQWSVICAEDADRYHPPAAGADTLLGPEVVQMFFAACPSWPTGTRPADFTAPFKSQLPVLLTSGELDPVTPPRYAARVLQGLPNGRHLVVRGQGHGTMTLGCMPKLLSQFFENADAKQLDATCLNPMSGVPAFTSFNGWEP, encoded by the coding sequence ATGCCACACCCATGCAGACCGCTCGCCGTCGTGGCGACGACCTTGCTGCTCGCCGCTTGCCAGGCCGGGCACGCGCCAGCGCCGCAGAACCAGGGCCGCAGCTACGGCACGCTGCGCTTCCATCCGTGCACGCTGACCAGCCCGGTCGCCGCCAACAACGTCGAGGCGCAGTGCACGCGCATGCCGGTGCCGGAGAATCCGGCAGCGCCCGGCGGGCGCAAGATCGAACTCAACATCGCCTGGCTGCCGGTCACCGGCCAGGGCGGAAGCGATCCGGACCCGGTGTTCTTCATCGCCGGCGGTCCCGGCCAGGCGGCGACCGAGGTGGCCAGCATCGTCGACTTCGCCCTGCGTGAAACCCGCAAGCGCCGCGACGTGTTCCTGATCGACCAGCGCGGCACCGGCCAGTCCAATCCGCTGACCTGCCTGGGTGCGGACGGCAAGGAAATGCAGCTGGCCGATCCGGCGCGCGCGCCCACCGCGGCCGAAATCGCCCACTACGCCAAGCGCTGCGCGCAGTCGCTGCAGGGCCGCGCCGATCCGCGCTACTACACCACGACCCAGGCCATCGTCGACCTGGACGCGGTGCGCGTCGCGCTCGGCGTGGACAAGCTCAACCTGATCGGCGGCTCCTACGGCACTCGCGTCGCCCAGCACTATGCGGCGCGCTATGCGGCGCACACGCGCAGCGTGGTGATCGACGGCGTGGCGCCCAACGACCTGGTGGTCGGCGGCGAATTCGCCACCACCTTCGAGGACGCGATCAAGCTGCAATCGGAGCAGTGCAAGGCCACCCCGGCTTGCGCCAAGCGCTTTCCCACCGACACCCGCGCGCAGTTGCGCACGGTGGTGGAGCGGCTGCGGCAGGCGCCGGCGGAGGTGGACTACCGCGACCCGGCCAGCGGCGAGAGCAAGCACGACCGGGTCACCGCCGACACCGTCACCAGCCTGGCGTTCTCGTTCTCGTATGCGCCGCAGACCGCATCGCTGCTGCCGCTGGTGCTGGACGAGGCCGCGCACGAACGCTATGCGCCGCTGATGTCGCTGGCGCAGATGATGGGCAAGCAACTGCAGGGGCAGATGAACCGCGGCATGCAGTGGTCGGTGATCTGCGCCGAGGACGCCGACCGCTATCATCCGCCTGCCGCCGGCGCCGACACACTGCTCGGTCCGGAGGTGGTGCAGATGTTCTTCGCCGCGTGCCCGTCGTGGCCGACCGGCACGCGCCCGGCCGATTTCACTGCGCCGTTCAAGTCTCAGCTGCCGGTATTGCTGACCTCCGGCGAGCTGGATCCTGTGACCCCGCCGCGCTATGCCGCACGCGTGCTGCAAGGCCTGCCCAACGGCCGCCACCTGGTGGTGCGCGGCCAGGGCCACGGCACCATGACCTTGGGCTGCATGCCCAAGCTGCTGAGCCAGTTCTTCGAGAACGCCGATGCCAAACAGCTCGACGCCACCTGCCTGAACCCGATGAGCGGCGTGCCGGCCTTCACTTCATTCAACGGATGGGAACCATGA
- a CDS encoding helix-turn-helix transcriptional regulator, translating into MNSRIRELREARGWSQGELGERLGVSRQTVNALETGKYDPSLPLAFRIARLFAHSIEQVFLFDDAQ; encoded by the coding sequence ATGAACAGCCGCATCCGCGAACTGCGCGAGGCGCGCGGCTGGTCGCAGGGCGAACTGGGCGAGCGGCTGGGCGTGTCGCGGCAGACCGTCAATGCGCTGGAAACCGGCAAGTACGATCCGAGCCTGCCGCTGGCGTTCCGTATCGCGCGGCTGTTCGCGCACAGCATCGAGCAGGTGTTCCTGTTCGACGATGCCCAGTGA
- a CDS encoding FAD-binding oxidoreductase: protein MLAPAVGHYRFVRDDGQPLRFVPGQFLQVHFHYADGTATKRSYSLATRHDPAQPADAVAEIAVSFVAGGAATALFEGLEIGGQVSASGPYGRFCLNQGDANRRYLLVATGTGVTPYRSMLPLLEAAMAERGVEVLLLLGARTPAELLYGDEFGAFAETHPRFRFVPCFSRELPAEPHADVRHGYVQQFLAEFAPQAQGDIAYLCGNPDMVDACFDALKEAGLPVQHIRREKYVSSK from the coding sequence ATGCTGGCCCCGGCCGTCGGCCACTACCGCTTCGTCCGCGACGACGGGCAGCCTCTGCGGTTCGTGCCCGGCCAGTTCTTGCAGGTGCATTTCCACTACGCCGACGGCACCGCGACCAAGCGCAGCTATTCTCTGGCCACCCGTCACGACCCGGCGCAGCCGGCCGACGCGGTGGCCGAGATCGCGGTCAGCTTCGTCGCCGGCGGCGCGGCCACGGCCTTGTTCGAGGGCCTGGAGATCGGCGGGCAGGTCTCGGCCAGCGGCCCCTACGGGCGATTCTGCCTGAACCAGGGCGACGCCAACCGCCGCTACCTGCTGGTCGCTACCGGCACCGGCGTCACCCCGTATCGCTCGATGCTGCCGCTGCTGGAAGCGGCGATGGCCGAGCGTGGCGTGGAGGTGCTGCTGCTGCTGGGCGCGCGCACGCCGGCCGAGCTGCTGTACGGCGACGAGTTCGGCGCCTTCGCCGAGACGCATCCGCGCTTCCGTTTCGTGCCGTGCTTCTCGCGCGAACTGCCGGCGGAGCCCCACGCGGACGTGCGTCATGGCTACGTGCAGCAGTTCCTGGCCGAGTTCGCGCCGCAGGCGCAGGGCGACATCGCCTACCTGTGCGGCAATCCGGACATGGTCGATGCCTGCTTCGATGCGCTGAAGGAGGCTGGCCTGCCGGTGCAGCACATCCGCCGCGAGAAGTACGTCAGCAGCAAGTAG
- a CDS encoding ABC transporter ATP-binding protein yields MLHQNQLPALRVRELRKTYDNGVQALHGVSLDVLPGDFFALLGPNGAGKSTLIGIVSSLVNLSAGQVEVFGTDLTAQRSAAMRLLGLVPQEINFNLFEKPFDILVNYAGFYGMPRAEAERLAEVELKLAHLWEKAQVMSRTLSGGMKRRLMIARAMMTQPRLLILDEPTAGVDIEIRRDMWRVLREINAAGTTIILTTHYLEEAESLCRNLAIIDHGRIVEQGPMRELLAKLDVEGFLLDIDGELPAQLPAIAGTTLLAQDAHTLDLDMPRAMDLNRVFAALGDAGIRVRSMRTKSNRLEELFVRLTGDHRTGQPAAVAGGGPGAADADAPQLPAAT; encoded by the coding sequence CTGCTCCACCAGAACCAGTTGCCTGCGCTGCGCGTGCGCGAGTTGCGCAAGACCTACGACAACGGCGTGCAGGCGCTGCACGGCGTCTCGCTGGACGTGCTGCCGGGCGACTTCTTCGCCCTGCTCGGTCCCAATGGCGCCGGCAAGTCCACCCTGATCGGCATCGTCAGCTCGCTGGTGAACCTCAGCGCCGGCCAGGTCGAGGTGTTCGGCACCGACCTGACCGCTCAGCGCAGCGCGGCGATGCGGCTGCTCGGTCTGGTCCCGCAGGAGATCAACTTCAACCTGTTCGAGAAGCCCTTCGACATCCTGGTCAACTACGCCGGTTTCTATGGCATGCCGCGCGCCGAGGCCGAGCGCCTGGCCGAAGTGGAACTCAAGCTCGCGCACCTGTGGGAGAAGGCGCAGGTGATGAGCCGCACCCTGTCCGGCGGCATGAAGCGGCGACTGATGATCGCCCGCGCGATGATGACCCAGCCGCGCCTGCTGATCCTGGACGAACCCACCGCCGGCGTGGACATCGAGATCCGCCGCGACATGTGGCGGGTGTTGCGCGAGATCAACGCCGCCGGCACCACCATCATCCTGACCACGCACTACCTGGAGGAAGCGGAGAGCCTGTGCCGCAACCTGGCGATCATCGACCACGGCCGCATCGTCGAGCAGGGCCCGATGCGCGAACTGCTGGCCAAACTCGACGTGGAAGGCTTCCTGCTGGACATCGACGGCGAGCTGCCGGCGCAGCTGCCGGCGATCGCGGGCACCACCTTGCTGGCGCAGGACGCGCATACGCTGGACCTGGACATGCCGCGGGCGATGGACCTCAACCGCGTGTTCGCCGCGCTCGGCGACGCCGGCATCCGCGTGCGTTCGATGCGCACCAAGAGCAACCGCCTGGAGGAGCTGTTCGTGCGCCTCACCGGCGACCACCGCACCGGCCAGCCTGCGGCCGTCGCCGGCGGCGGCCCGGGCGCCGCGGACGCGGATGCGCCGCAGCTTCCCGCCGCCACCTGA
- a CDS encoding ABC transporter permease produces MNTPIQPQSLLPDATPAQRNWIALLTVVRREVKRILRIWGQTLVPPAITMTLYFLIFGGLIGARVGDMGGYSYMQFIVPGLVMMSVIQNSYGNISSSFFGAKFGRHVEELLVSPMPNWVILWGYVAGAVLRGLLVGAIVLVIAMCFTPVRIPHPLVTLSTVLLGATIFSLAGFVNAVYAKKFDDVAIVPTFILTPLTYLGGVFYSVKLLPGWAEAATHANPVFYMVNAFRYGLLGSSDVPLWVAYVLMLGFVAVLAALSLWLLRRGVGLRS; encoded by the coding sequence ATGAACACTCCAATCCAACCGCAATCCCTGCTTCCCGACGCTACGCCGGCCCAGCGCAACTGGATCGCCCTGCTCACCGTGGTGCGCCGCGAGGTCAAGCGCATCCTGCGCATCTGGGGCCAGACCCTGGTGCCGCCGGCGATCACCATGACCCTGTACTTCCTGATCTTCGGCGGGCTGATCGGCGCGCGCGTGGGCGACATGGGCGGCTACAGCTACATGCAGTTCATCGTCCCCGGGCTGGTGATGATGAGCGTGATCCAGAACAGCTACGGCAACATCTCCTCCTCGTTCTTCGGCGCCAAGTTCGGCCGCCACGTCGAGGAGCTGCTGGTCAGCCCGATGCCGAACTGGGTGATCCTGTGGGGCTACGTGGCCGGCGCGGTGCTGCGCGGGCTGCTGGTCGGCGCGATCGTGCTGGTCATCGCCATGTGCTTCACCCCGGTGCGCATCCCGCATCCGCTGGTGACGCTGAGCACGGTGCTGCTGGGCGCAACGATCTTCTCGCTGGCCGGCTTCGTCAACGCCGTGTACGCGAAAAAGTTCGACGACGTGGCGATCGTGCCGACCTTCATTCTGACCCCGCTGACCTACCTGGGCGGCGTGTTCTATTCGGTGAAGCTGCTGCCTGGCTGGGCCGAGGCCGCCACCCACGCCAACCCGGTCTTCTACATGGTCAACGCCTTCCGCTACGGCCTGCTCGGCAGCAGCGACGTGCCGCTGTGGGTGGCCTACGTGCTGATGCTGGGCTTCGTCGCGGTGCTGGCGGCGCTGTCGCTGTGGCTGCTGCGGCGCGGGGTGGGCTTGCGCAGCTAG